The following proteins come from a genomic window of Vidua chalybeata isolate OUT-0048 chromosome 2, bVidCha1 merged haplotype, whole genome shotgun sequence:
- the SFT2D2 gene encoding vesicle transport protein SFT2B, whose protein sequence is MDKLKRVLSGRDAEEPSGLAEVIDATSLGWGTRVKGFIACFAIGCLCSILGSCLLWIPKKGLVLFAVFYTLGNIASIGSTMFLMGPMKQLKRMFEPTRLIATIVMLLCLILTLCSAFWWRKAGLALLFCILQFFAMAWYSISFIPYARDAVKKCVSVCLS, encoded by the exons ATGGACAAGCTGAAGCGGGTGCTGAGCGGCCGCGATGCGGAGGAGCCGAGCGGCCTGGCCGAG GTTATCGATGCGACTTCCTTAGGTTGGGGCACCCGAGTGAAAGGTTTCATTGCGTGTTTTGCGATCGGATGCCTGTGCTCGATCTTG GGTAGTTGTCTGCTATGGATACCAAAGAAAGGGCTGGTACTCTTTGCAGTGTTTTATACCCTGGGGAATATTGCATCCATTGGGAG CACCATGTTTCTTATGGGACCAATGAAACAATTGAAGCGGATGTTTGAGCCCACACGTTTGATTGCTACTATTGTTATGCTA tTGTGTCTCATACTAACATTATGTTCCGCTTTCTGG TGGCGTAAGGCAGGACTCGCGCTGCTTTTCTGCATCTTACAGTTTTTTGCCATGGCATG GTACAGCATTTCCTTCATACCATATGCAAG GGATGCTGTGAAGAAATGTGTTTCAGTCTGTCTGTCCTAA
- the TBX19 gene encoding T-box transcription factor TBX19 produces MADLGCKKPSDCTVSRLLSVVESELRAGRDKGDPTEKQLQVVLEDATLWQRFREVTNEMIVTKNGRRMFPVLKISVSGLDPNAMYSFLLDFAPTDGHRWKYVNGEWVPAGKPEPPNHSCVYIHPDSPNFGAHWMKAAISFSKVKLTNKLNGSGQIMLNSLHKYEPQVHIVRVGGPHRMVMNCSFPETQFIAVTAYQNEEITALKIKYNPFAKAFLDAKERNHSKDVPETVSEGQHMTYSHLGGWLISNPDPMCASGSSNYQYSAALPLPAPQAPHSCERYSALRGHRAAPYPPSYMQRNHSPTVNLLESSSNNLQVFSGHDSWTLPSPPHTNLLSVPHTKGGASPGPSHYPCLWTVSNSAVNVANPGNEVNSSSPSVFLRGNVPLPAASSVQIPLQGMVSGSMEGQGEGTLTRLSDSAWTSSHSF; encoded by the exons ATGGCAGACCTGGGCTGCAAAAAGCCCAGTGACTGCACCGTCTCCAGGCTCCTCAGCGTAGTGGAGAGTGAACTCCGGGCTGGGAGAGACAAAGGTGACCCCACGGAGAAACAGCTCCAGGTTGTCTTGGAGGATGCAACGCTCTGGCAGAGATTCAGGGAAGTCACTAATGAGATGATCGTGACCAAGAATGGCAG GCGGATGTTCCCTGTTTTGAAGATCAGCGTGTCAGGCTTGGATCCAAATGCCATGTACTCCTTCCTGTTGGACTTTGCTCCGACTGATGGCCACCGCTGGAAGTACGTCAATGGAGAATGGGTGCCAGCTGGGAAACCAGAGCCACCGAACCACAGCTGTGTCTACATCCACCCAGACTCTCCCAACTTTGGGGCCCATTGGATGAAAGCTGCCATTTCCTTCAGCAAAGTCAAACTTACCAACAAGCTCAATGGGAGTGGGCAG aTAATGTTGAACTCCCTGCACAAATATGAGCCCCAGGTGCACATAGTTCGCGTAGGAGGCCCCCACCGGATGGTGATGAACTGCTCCTTCCCTGAGACGCAGTTCATAGCGGTGACTGCCTACCAGAACGAAGAG ATAACAGCTCTCAAAATCAAGTATAATCCCTTTGCCAAAGCCTTCCTGGATGCAAAGGAAAG AAACCATTCTAAAGATGTTCCAGAGACAGTCTCTGAAGGTCAACATATGACATATTCTCACT TGGGTGGCTGGTTGATTTCCAACCCAGACCCAATGTGTGCCTCGGGAAGCTCTAATTACCAGTACAGTGCAGCTTTGCCTCTGCCCGCTCCACAGGCTCCCCACAGCTGCGAGAGATACTCAGCCCTGCGAGGCCATCGGGCTGCTCCATACCCACCCTCCTACATGCAGAGGAATCACTCCCCTACAG tTAACTTATTGGAGAGCTCCAGCAATAATCTTCAGGTATTCTCAGGACATGACAGCTGGACTTTGCCATCCCCTCCACACACTAATTTGCTCTCAGTGCCACACACAAAGGGAGGTGCCAGCCCTGGACCCAG ccactATCCTTGCCTGTGGACAGTGAGCAACAGTGCAGTAAATGTTGCCAACCCAGGAAATGAGGTGAACAGCAGCTCTCCAAGTGTGTTTTTAAGGGGTAATGTCCCCTTACCTGCTGCATCATCAGTGCAAATCCCTCTGCAGGGAATGGTGTCTGGCAGCATGGAAGGACAAGGGGAAGGCACTCTCACCAGACTGTCTGACTCTGCGTGGACATCCTCACACTCCTTTTAA